The genomic region TACAAAGATTCCCGGAGCCCATGGAGTGGGAAACAGCGACCCTAAAATGGGAGACCACATATGGCCTGAAGAAAATGTGGTACTGATTATCTACTGTAAAAAAGAAGAAGCAGCAGCTATTGAAGAAGCGGTGCAGGATGTCAAAAAGAAATTCCCCAATGAGGGATTAAAGATTTTCAGTATAAAATACAAATAATTGATACAAATACAAGAAAGGAGCTGTTGCAAAAGTAAAATTGCAGCAGCTCTTTTTTTGGTCCACAATCCTTTCCTGAATATTCTTATGTTAAATCTATAAACAGCACCTTAGTTTGCCCCTGTGTCACCAAGTTTTATCATTATCAG from Oceanispirochaeta sp. M1 harbors:
- a CDS encoding PG0541 family transporter-associated protein, which translates into the protein MRRVEIIINQSIEADLFETFTRLGVARHYTKIPGAHGVGNSDPKMGDHIWPEENVVLIIYCKKEEAAAIEEAVQDVKKKFPNEGLKIFSIKYK